From Tachypleus tridentatus isolate NWPU-2018 chromosome 8, ASM421037v1, whole genome shotgun sequence, a single genomic window includes:
- the LOC143222760 gene encoding uncharacterized protein LOC143222760 isoform X2, protein MMNTDESASESLHSSTQFSGGNSILSVGSGTEICTTSAFANISGLTSGIPTRTTPTVTPTTLKNIETLFELQSIPPAPLEHQHQAGFVPPVVNVPTLYQPVSMVKQEEEPEWMASVHNQSTSNSLFSEDSLTMSPPPVVTTTSSSKARSSGGRRPRNEKVSPEEEERRRVRRERNKLAAARCRKRRLDHTNSLIKETEGLEKKRQALQNEIQLLTSQKEELDFLLAAHKATCKLLTSHKSIENGKEPLNNIILRNGPNSSSGEGILNKSKQVARPTSLPISSTYTSSSDLPTTGVFNMDSLMEGGTGLTPVSSSVSCSGQQKNSDSDLSSPDSVNPPKLVSL, encoded by the exons ATGATGAATACAGATGAATCAGCTTCGGAATCACTACATTCGAGTACTCAGTTTTCAGGAGGAAACAGTATTTTATCTGTTGGAAGTGGTACAGAAATATGTACGACATCAGCG TTTGCAAACATCAGTGGTCTAACATCTGGTATTCCAACTCGTACGACTCCAACTGTAACTCCTACCACTTTGAAGAATATTGAAACACTGTTTGAGCTACAATCAATCCCTCCAGCACCACTGGAACACCAGCATCAAGCAGGATTTGTTCCCCCAGTGGTTAATGTTCCAACATTGTACCAACCAGTCTCCATGGTCAAGCAGGAAGAAGAACCTGAATGGATGGCCTCTGTTCATAATCAGTCTACTAGTAATAGCTTATTTTCAGAAGATTCATTAACTATGTCCCCACCTCCTGTGGTAACCACTACCTCATCTTCTAAGGCTCGTAGCTCAGGAGGCAGGCGACCAAGAAATGAGAAG GTATCACCTGAGGAAGAGGAAAGAAGGCGAGTTCGTCGTGAACGAAATAAGCTAGCAGCTGCCAGGTGTCGAAAACGAAGACTAGATCATACAAATAGTTTGATAAAA GAAACTGAAGGTCTAGAAAAAAAGCGCCAGGCTTTACAAAATGAGATTCAGTTGTTAACTTCTCAGAAGGAAGAACTTGATTTTCTTTTGGCAGCACATAAGGCCACCTGTAAGCTTCTCACTTCCCACAAGTCTATCGAGAATGGAAAAGAGCCTTTGAATAATATAATTCTAAGAAATGGTCCTAATTCATCTTCTGGGGAAGGAATTCTAAACAAATCAAAGCAAGTTGCTAGGCCAACATCCCTTCCAATTTCATCTACATATACGAGTTCTTCAGATCTTCCAACCACAGGAGTATTTAACATGGATTCTCTAATGGAAGGAGGGACTGGATTGACACCAGTATCTTCTAGTGTTTCATGTTCAGGACAACAGAAAAACTCTGACAGTGATTTGTCCAGTCCTGATAGTGTAAATCCTCCAAAATTAGTGTCTCTCTGA
- the LOC143222760 gene encoding uncharacterized protein LOC143222760 isoform X1, which yields MMNTDESASESLHSSTQFSGGNSILSVGSGTEICTTSAFANISGLTSGIPTRTTPTVTPTTLKNIETLFELQSIPPAPLEHQHQAGFVPPVVNVPTLYQPVSMVKQEEEPEWMASVHNQSTSNSLFSEDSLTMSPPPVVTTTSSSKARSSGGRRPRNEKVNLDVSPEEEERRRVRRERNKLAAARCRKRRLDHTNSLIKETEGLEKKRQALQNEIQLLTSQKEELDFLLAAHKATCKLLTSHKSIENGKEPLNNIILRNGPNSSSGEGILNKSKQVARPTSLPISSTYTSSSDLPTTGVFNMDSLMEGGTGLTPVSSSVSCSGQQKNSDSDLSSPDSVNPPKLVSL from the exons ATGATGAATACAGATGAATCAGCTTCGGAATCACTACATTCGAGTACTCAGTTTTCAGGAGGAAACAGTATTTTATCTGTTGGAAGTGGTACAGAAATATGTACGACATCAGCG TTTGCAAACATCAGTGGTCTAACATCTGGTATTCCAACTCGTACGACTCCAACTGTAACTCCTACCACTTTGAAGAATATTGAAACACTGTTTGAGCTACAATCAATCCCTCCAGCACCACTGGAACACCAGCATCAAGCAGGATTTGTTCCCCCAGTGGTTAATGTTCCAACATTGTACCAACCAGTCTCCATGGTCAAGCAGGAAGAAGAACCTGAATGGATGGCCTCTGTTCATAATCAGTCTACTAGTAATAGCTTATTTTCAGAAGATTCATTAACTATGTCCCCACCTCCTGTGGTAACCACTACCTCATCTTCTAAGGCTCGTAGCTCAGGAGGCAGGCGACCAAGAAATGAGAAGGTTAATTtagat GTATCACCTGAGGAAGAGGAAAGAAGGCGAGTTCGTCGTGAACGAAATAAGCTAGCAGCTGCCAGGTGTCGAAAACGAAGACTAGATCATACAAATAGTTTGATAAAA GAAACTGAAGGTCTAGAAAAAAAGCGCCAGGCTTTACAAAATGAGATTCAGTTGTTAACTTCTCAGAAGGAAGAACTTGATTTTCTTTTGGCAGCACATAAGGCCACCTGTAAGCTTCTCACTTCCCACAAGTCTATCGAGAATGGAAAAGAGCCTTTGAATAATATAATTCTAAGAAATGGTCCTAATTCATCTTCTGGGGAAGGAATTCTAAACAAATCAAAGCAAGTTGCTAGGCCAACATCCCTTCCAATTTCATCTACATATACGAGTTCTTCAGATCTTCCAACCACAGGAGTATTTAACATGGATTCTCTAATGGAAGGAGGGACTGGATTGACACCAGTATCTTCTAGTGTTTCATGTTCAGGACAACAGAAAAACTCTGACAGTGATTTGTCCAGTCCTGATAGTGTAAATCCTCCAAAATTAGTGTCTCTCTGA